A region of the Octopus bimaculoides isolate UCB-OBI-ISO-001 chromosome 30, ASM119413v2, whole genome shotgun sequence genome:
tatatatacacacatacacttttgtatgcatgtcttttaatatacattatgtgtgtgtgtgtgtatgcatgtgtgcctgaTATATTTGTGcgcacacaaatatctataaatatactgacttttgtacaatatatatatatatatatatatatatatatatacatacacacacttgtgtgcatacatacacgtctctttctctctctctcttttatatatatatatatatatatatgtatatataNNNNNNNNNNNNNNNNNNNNNNNNNNNNNNNNNNNNNNNNNNNNNNNNNNNNNNNNNNNNNNNNNNNNNNNNNNNNNNNNNNNNNNNNNNNNNNNNNNNNNNNNNNNNNNNNNNNNNNNNNNNNNNNNNNNNNNNNNNNNNNNNNNNNNNNNNNNNNNNNNNNNNNNNNNNNNNNNNNNNNNNNNNNNNNNNNNNNNNNNNNNNNNNNNNNNNNNNNNNNNNNNNNNNNNNNNNNNNNNNNNNNNNNNNNNNNNNNNNNNNNNNNNNNNNNNNNNNNNNNNNNNNNNNNNNNNNNNNNNNGGGGGGGAAACGGGTTTAGGGTAaggaaaagacaaacaaacatgcatttgtgtatgcatgtatatatatatatatatatatatatatatatatatatacacacacacacatatacaaacatgttttatgtgtatgagtgtgcaaacgtttgtgtatacacacgtgtacatatagatatatggtgtataggtgtgtatatacatacacatgcatatacacacacattcatagacatgTTTATGAGAGAGAATGTACAAACAcgtccatatgtacacacacacacacgtgtgtattatatatatgtatgtaatgagcacatatgtatatacatacttatgtatgtatattgagtgtgcatatatacatgcatatacattcatataaacgaGTGTGCAaactgtatgtatacagacagacctacaaacatgcctgtatgtatacacgtgtgcgtgtatctatatacatccacacacatgtatatatatagataagtacacaaacatacatccacacagacatgtatgtgagagtgttcaaacatgtttatatgtatacacgtgtgtgtgtatttatatacatacatatatgaatgtatgtgtatatagagacttatatacatgtgtgcatatatatatatatatatatatatatacatacatacatagacgcatgcacaaatagatatatgtctaaatatacacatacatacgcacacacacacatatatatataatatagaatacacaaacacacacacacatatatatatatatatatatatatatatatacatataNNNNNNNNNNNNNNNNNNNNNNNNNNNNNNNNNNNNNNNNNNNNNNNNNNNNNNNNNNNNNNNNNNNNNNNNNNNNNNNNNNNNNNNNNNNNNNNNNNNNNNNNNNNNNNNNNNNNNNNNNNNNNNNNNNNNNNNNNNNNNNNNNNNNNNNNNNNNNNNNNNNNNNNNNNNNNNNNNNNNNNNNNNNNNNNNNNNNNNNNNNNNNNNNNNNNNNNNNNNNNNNNNNNNNNNNNNNNNNNNNNNNNNNNNNNNNNNNNNNNNNNNNNNNNNNNNNNNNNNNNNNTGATCAATGAATGGtaatagtaggaggaggagggagaggagaggagagagggaggaggcgaaggatgatgatgaagacaacagggaggatgaggaggagggggaggatggCCACAGAGCATGCACCCATCgaactccctctctccctcccttccgtCGCCTCGCCCAAccgacctccaccaccaccaacccctctctcgctcgcacacacacacacacatatatatatatacatacatacatacatacatacatacatacatacgcacacattcacacatagcacacacacacacgcacaaactgcTGGATGAGAAATCTTGTGAGGATAGAAACTGTGGGGCAACACACGCTCGCACCCACTTCCCACCGTAATCCgcagctgctgctgcagttgctgcttcCACTACAGCTGCTGCGGCTgccgctgctgccactgctgctgctatgaGGAAGCCGAAGGAAatcagtgatgttgttgttgttgctgctgctgctgttgttgttgttattgttggttgtACGTTTTCCCCTGCGGGTACTGGGTGCCGTTGGTGCCATCCTGCTTCTGGCATCGGCGGACACGGAGTTGGAAGCAGGCGGTGGAGGGAAacgaaagcaaaacaaacaaattatataaacaaacaaacaaacatgtctgacgataaaaaaaaaacaaaaacacttgcatacacacacgcacacatgcatatatacacatgcacatacatacacacatacagatgcatgtacatgcacatatatggacataaacgataaagacccccttcagtcacgaatgactgtgggattgcacctataaaggttgtttatggaagaccagcaatcggcCATGCATGCCAGTCCCCTCGTCCATGCCATAAATATTATCgcagggaaaggcaaaggggccgatacagaaactaatttccacagctgagtgaactggaacaacatttAACacacatagttctcagggagattgagcAGGATagagaatgtgacatggctgaccctttgacaactgagtggactggagcaatgagaaataaaatatctcgctcaaggatacaatgcacagcccggcctgggaattgaactacctcatgattgtaagcctgaaactaaccactgaaccatgtgcctttgcagacatacacaaatgaatacacacacacacacacacaggcgtataCAATcaaacatacatcatatatgcatacatgctaacattgacacatacacagacacacacatacacccatgcccaccaacatacacacacacacatatacacccatgcccaccaacatacacacacacacatatacacccatgcccaccaacatacacacacacatacacccatgcccaccaacatacacacacacNNNNNNNNNNNNNNNNNNNNNNNNNNNNNNNNNNNNNNNNNNNNNNNNNNNNNNNNNNNNNNNNNNNNNNNNNNNNNNNNNNNNNNNNNNNNNNNNNNNNNNNNNNNNNNNNNNNNNNNNNNNNNNNNNNNNNNNNNNNNNNNNNNNNNNNNNNNNNNNNNNNNNNNNNNNNNNNNNNNNNNNNNNNNNNNNNNNNNNNNNNNNNNNNNNNNNNNNNNNNNNNNNNNNNNNNNNNNNNNNNNNNNNNNNNNNNNNNNNNNNNNNNNNNNNNNNNNNNNNNNNNNNNNNNNNNNNNNNNNNNNNNNNNNNNNNNNNNNNNNNNNNNNNNNNNNNNNNNNNNNNNNNNNNNNNNNNNNNNNNNNNNNNNNNNNNNNNNNNNNNNNNNNNNNNNNNNNNNNNNNNNNNNNNNNNNNNNNNNNNNNNNNNNNNNNNNNNNNNNNNNNNNNNNNNNNNNNNNNNNNNNNNNNNNNNNNNNNNNNNNNNNNNNNNNNNNNNNNNAACAGAAGGCATGTGTATGAAAGAAAATTCAGGTACACCCTCTGCATGGAAAGCAATAGTTCAAAAATATCACTTAATGTCCGTTTCCATAATGAAAGAACACCCATGTCTGTGAGAAAGAAACGAGGTGGtcatgggatgtgctagaaatagctaaaTCCAGTTCCTGCTGTCCGTTTTGGCATGgcttcaacagctggatgcccttcctaatgccagctatTTCACAGaatgaactgagtgctttttatgtggcaccagcaccagtgaggtcaccaagttgacttgcaagacaaaaacccctTGACTCATGGGAAGGGTTGTTtagtattgagagaggtggcttaatgccaggtgatgagagattaAACCACGAGTAGAGGGACGGAAACGGGTGTCTTGTTGTAGAAGAAATAAACAGCTACTTCAGCTGAATAAGAAAGACGGTGCTGATGTGCCAGGACAGACCCTTGAGTTACTGGAAGGGAGAATAGCACatctgagcgtgattgttgccagggccagggattggctcctgtgccagtggcacgtgaaaagcaccattcgagcatgatcattgcagcgtcgccttactggcacatgtgccggtagcacgtgaaaaacaacattcgagcatggtcgttgccagtgctgccagactggctcccgtgcaggtagcacgtataAAAACctcttttgagcgtggtcattgccagaaccgcctgactgaccgtcgtgccggtgacacgtaaaagcacccactacactctctgagtggttggcgttaggaagggcatccagctgtagaaactctgccaaatcagattggagcctggtgtagccatctggttcaccagtcctcagtcaaatcgtccaacccatgctagcatggaaggcagacgttaNNNNNNNNNNNNNNNNNNNNNNNNNNNNNNNNNNNNNNNNNNNNNNNNNNNNNNNNNNNNNNNNNNNNNNNNNNNNNNNNNNNNNNNNNNNNNNNNNNNNNNNNNNNNNNNNNatgtagtcctaggtacactatgtctgaataaaagaaaggatggtcacaactggaacatatttgatcataggtctgtcaggatcaagactgacctggggctaaacagcaataaagaaagacacattagataatgtagtcctaggtacactatgtctgaataaaagaaaggatggtcacaactggaacatatttgatcataggtctgtcagGATCAagattgacctagggctaaacaacaataaagaaggacacattagataatgtagtcccagatacactatgcctgaataaaagataggatggtcacagttggaacatctgtgatcataagtctgctagatcaggactgacctggggctaaacaacagaaacaaggaatgacacatcagataatgtagtcctagatacactatgtctgaataaaagacaggatggtcacagttggaacatctgtgatcataagtctgctagatcaggactgacctggggttaaacaacagaaacaaggaaggacacattNNNNNNNNNNctatgtctgaataaaagacaggatggtcacagttggaacatctgtgatcataagtctgctagatcaggactgacctggggttaaacaacagaaacaaggaaggacacattagataatgtagtcctagatacactatgtctaaaaataaaaagacaggatggtcacagttggaacatgtTTGATCGATAAATCTTTCAGGACCAGTAAAACTGAGCTGTaacgaaacaaaaaaagacaagaagagtaattaataaatagaccaaccttatttttaattaaaatgaatcAATTAGAAAatctgttttagtcattgaaatcCTCTTGACTCTTCCGAACACACTTGCTCACGGTCCTCTTGAATTCATCCGGTTGTTCTCGCCACATTTTCtgaaacacaaaagaaagaataaaccCGTGTAAAAGATTTAGCCACAAAAAAAGTGTTtataacaggcgcaggagtggctgtgtggtaagtagcttgcttgcttaccaaccacatggttctgggttcagtccccactgcattgcaccttgggcaagtgtcttctactatatagcctcgggccgaccaaagacttgtgagtggatttggtagacggaaactggaagaagcccgtcgtaggcgtaggagtggttgtggtaagtagcttgcttaccaaccacatggttccgggttcagtccccactgcgttgcaccttgggcaagtgtcttctactatatagcctcgggccgaccaaagaNNNNNNNNNNNNNNNNNNNNNNNNNNNNNNNNNNNNNNNNNNNNNNNNNNNNNNNNNNNNNNNNNNNNNNNNNNNNNNNNNNNNNNNNNNNNNNNNNNNNNNNNNNNNNNNNNNNNNNNNNNNNNNNNNNNNNNNNNNNNNNNNNNNNNNNNNNNNNNNNNNNNNNNNNNNNNNNNNNNNNNNNNNNNNNNNNNNNNNNNNNNNNNNNNNNNNNNNNNNNNNNNNNNNNNNNNNNNNNNNNNNNNNNNNNNNNNNNNNNNNNNNNNNNNNNNNNNNNNNNNNNNNNNNNNNNNNNNNNNNNNNNNNNNNNNNNNNNNNNNNNNNNNNNNNNNNNNNNNNNNNNNNNNNNNNNNNNNgtatatatgtgtgtgtgtgtgtgtgtgtttgtgcgtctgtgtttgtccccccccaacatcgattgacaaccgatgctggtgtgtttacgtcccccgtaacttagttgttcagcaaaaagagaccgatagaataagtactaggcttacaaagaataagtcctgggggtcgattttctcgactaaaggcggtgctccagcatggccgcagtcagatgactgaaacaagtaaaagagtaacatgaAGCACTGCATCATCACAGCACTGTGTTTGGGGCCAGcgtgtcaaagaatagacccaatgtTTCCTCTGTGTCATAAACGTGGACTAACAAGGGTTGAGGTAGGGTAATCTGaattgctaaagggttatacACACTTAAGACATAtggtgtttaaaccggccatatcaggccaaaattgtcttcctgttttatgctcaaaccagccagctccgacctctcacacctaccctacaaagtcattctaaaaataaacagggacatcatcaaaatctcagaatTACAAGATGCTGTACAATTAacttaaaacaatgtaattaaacaggctttacatttgacagagaaatctgaatgctaaagggttaagacataTGGTGTTGCTTgagggcgatttggctgctatttctaacaggagtAGCCACCATGCAGAGGTCTTCCTCACtgctttatacataaatatatatatccatttagtggaggcgcaatggcccagtggttagggcagcagactcgcggtttcgatccccagaccgggcgttgagtgtttattgggcgaaaacacctaaaagctccacgaggcccccggcaggggatggtggtggcgaaccctgctgtactcttccaccacaactttctctcactctatcttcctgtttctgttgtaacctgtatttcaaaggggccagccttgtcacactgaatatccccgagaactacgttatgggtacgcgtgtctgtggagtgctcagccacttgcacgttaatttcacgagcaggctgttccgttgattggatcaactggaaccctcatcatcgtaaccgatggagtgccaacaacaaacatatccatatagcttttaaactggccatacctggcccaaatattctgttttatgttcctCACATCTGAGAGAATAATTTGGATGGTAAAGGATTAAATTATATCTCATATTGGATGTGTTTAGAGCAGAGGTTGTCATCAACATGTTTAAACCATGTCTTCTATTAAACACTTGAAGCCAGATCTTGTATTAGACATGTCTAAATCCCAGCTTGGATTaaatgtgtttaaccctttagcatctaaaccAGCTATGTCcaccccaaatattctacataagGGTCTTTtaccatgctagaaataacagccaaactgcTTTCAAAGCTCATAAGACAGCAACGACTCTACTTACAACTTcgcacacacagaaactaaaacaaaatcaatagtaGTAGTGAATAGTGGGTTCAATACTGACCGCTGCTTCTACATTAGCTGGGGATTCATCGTTGGGGTCCGCTAACATCGATATAACACTGACTAAAATAGTCTCTACAGTGTGTACAGGTAACCAGCGTTCGGAAGCCTTCTCGTAACCAAATTTGTCCTCTCCAGGTTCATGTAAGATTGAGATGCACACATTACCTTCTTTGTCAActggaacagaaaagaaaaaagaaagaaaagaaaaaaaaaatggttagaaAAGGTTGTGTAAGAAAACCAATCGTCGttattcatcagcatcatcatcatcatcatcatcatcatcgtttaacgtccgctttccatgctagcatgggttggacgatttgactgaggactggtgaaacaagatggcaacaccagcctccaatctgatttggcagagtttctacagctggatgcccttcctaacgccaaccactctgagagtgtagtaggtgcttttacgtgtcacccgcacgtagATGTTCAACGTCCGTTTNNNNNNNNNNNNNNNNNNNNNNNNNNNNNNNNNNNNNNNNNNNNNNNNNNNNNNNNNNNNNNNNNNNNNNNNNNNNNNNNNNNNNNNNNNNNNNNNNNNNNNNNNNNNNNNNNNNNNNNNNNNNNNNNNNNNNNNNNNNNNNNNNNNNNNNNNNNNNNNNNNNNNNNNNNNNNNNNNNNNNNNNNNNNNNNNNNNNNNNNNNNNNNNNNNNNNNNNNNNNNNNNNNNNNNNNNNNNNNNNNNNNNNNNNNNNNNNNNNNNNNNNNNNNNNNNNNNNNNNNNNNNNNNNNNNNNNNNNNNNNNNNNNNNNNNNNNNNNNNNNNNNNNNNNNNNNNNNNNNNNNNNNNNNNNNNNNNNNNNNNNNNNNNNNNNNNNNNNNNNNNNNNNNNNNNNNNNNNNNNNNNNNNNNNNNNNNNNNNNNNNNNNNNNNNNNNNNNNNNNNNNNNNNNNNNNNNNNNNNNNNNNNNNNNNNNNNNNNNNNNNNNNNNNNNNNNNNNNNNNNNNNNNNNNNNNNNNNNNNNNNNNNNNNNNNNNNNNNNNNNNNNNNNNNNNNNNNNNNNNNNNNNNNNNNNNNNNNNNNNNNNNNNNNNNNNNNNNNNNNNNNNNNNNNNNNNNNNNNNNNNNNNNNNNNNNNNNNNNNNNNNNNNNNNNNNNNNNNNNNNNNNNNNNNNNNNNNNNNNNNNNNNNNNNNNNNNNNNNNNNNNNNNNNNNNNNNNNNNNNNNNNNNNNNNNNNNNNNNNNNNNNNNNNNNNNNNNNNNNNNNNNNNNNNNNNNNNNNNNNNNNNNNNNNNNNNNNNNNNNNNNNNNNNNNNNNNNNNNNNNNNNNNNNNNNNNNNNNNNNNNNNNNNNNNNNNNNNNNNNNNNNNNNNNNNNNNNNNNNNNNNNNNNNNNNNNNNNNNNNNNNNNNNNNNNNNNNNNNNNNNNNNNNNNNNNNNNNNNNNNNNNNNNNNNNNNNNNNNNNNNNNNNNNNNNNNNNNNNNNNNNNNNNNNNNNNNNNNNNNNNNNNNNNNNNNgaagtatcgtccgatacttcagacttatcgtccgatgaatttactttgttgacatccttcatcgacagaatttttattcctttcaacctttcagtcaagtccgcctttcttccagtgacatactgtccatataatcttaaatatttctttaactcaggcacagtaagtacttcgatagctgaatcatcaagctgctttatatccatgataagacgtaaaacaatatcaatggcgtgggttagcctccggaagtttaattatctacatggagcgccgcctagccaagggagataaccgaCTTATAGGAAAGCACTCTAGAAGGGTATAATTGGGGTGCAACAGAAAGTATCATTTAATATGCACAATTTCAAACAGGGCTACTGGGagttaccgtaaatcctcgagtataatccgcattttccccccaaaatttaaaggtcaaaatccctattgcctactatatacgaggttaaaaatgaaaaatattttctaagcaatgtccgagtctctatttgctgtccggcaatgtttattcagacgcattttgtgatgtcgggcgggaaaataccttaagctaagcctGGAAGCAATGAAGTCAAaaaaagaatcatccataacttgcagtaagcgacatttattaaaataagtgTTGTCATATCGTCTGCATTTGGATGATACTCAGGGATGATgttgtatggaaagatgaaatgaatgaaagtgaatcttctgatgttgactgtgaatctgacgatgacggagatttacacgacaatgatgctgacatgtttacggaggatacaaatggaacagttatttgatgttgaatttgaaggatttgaataaatgattttgcttttgtaactgatGGTGATAAATGtataaaggcaatttacttaatatttatttttcactgacgttattactgttatttctttattttctgcaaacaaaatgaacaaaaaagctacacgtttgcattatgttatatatacaataataataaaggacgttaccgtatatatatgtttacaaagcaaggacgttatatagacctctttGACTGAAGGTAGAGAAGGGATGAATATTATACACACGGTTTgtgtttttcagaggtacagccccctaaaaatcccgtatattatactcaagggtggattatactcgaggatttacggtacatgctgaaaccacctctgactCTGTGACACAAATATcgtgttttcaaaagttctgaattaaaatcttccgccAAACCTTAGCCACAgtaccatgctacacaagcaaaagaacccagtcatggctgtcaaacaatttctgcaaccatatcacccctaacatctggtcatctaactccctagactgcagCCCccttgttttcctatgtgttcgttctgttgtctgtaaacaaagtccgtttttgtgctttatgttcccgtttatttttctgatgtcctgtacccggatatgcatctatatatacatgtagatgtaggtatgtacatatatgtatgtatgtatgtatgtatacatgcatatgttcatatatcatttgtattatatatacacacacacagatacatacattgatatacacaaaAGGAGAGATGGCTATGAAAGGAATACTCACTGTTTGGATGCCATATTTCTGATTTAAATGTCATCTTTGGAGGCCTCAAAGGATATTCTTTAGGAAAAACCAAATGTGCTTTAAACAGGCCCTCTTCACTGAAACAAGAACATCAACCATAAGATGGTAGAGAAGGGAATGaaaaggtagagaaagagagagcaaggaaCTTGGAATCTATAGATCATTATCAGCATtaaatgcctgttttccatgccagcatgggttggacagtttgacagaagctggtaagGACagggactgcaccaggctccaattttcTGTtgtggcacagtttctacagctggatgctcttcctgccaaccactttacagcatgaagtgggtactttttatatggcatcagtaccagtgctttttaagtggcaccatcaccagtgcttttcatgtggcaccatcaccagtgcttttttaagtgacaccatcaccagtgcttttcatgtggcaccatcaccagtgcttttttaagtgacaccatcaccagtgcttttcatgtggcaccatcaccagtgcttttcatgtggcaccatcaccagtgcttttcatgtggcaccatcaccagtgctttttaagtggcaccatcaccagtgctttttaagtggcaccagcatcgGTGCTTTTTACAagacaccagcacccacaccgaTGTTTTCATACGTGGCACATTGGTTTGGGGGATCTCAATCCTGTTGTGACGGacaagtcttcttgagtacagaaaTGCAACGCATATAAACAgccctctgtcatctcctttctAAGGTTCGGCATTTTGAGATCGGTCTGCATGGTGTAATCGACTAAACTCCTTCCACAAAAATTGCTGAcaattggaatgtctttgattcagATTCTGCTTAACCAGGTGCTACCTTGGGTTGCATAACAATTAATTTTGAGATAATTAACAATAATGCCATACGTAAGAAGACCCCgttaagccaagtgagattgcagTTGAGACTGATGCCAGCGTCgcataactggcacataaaaagcacccttcgaatgttgggcaatacgttgtgcttgagaagatctgtcaagcAAAGGGAGATCCTAATTGTGGACAATACCAGTGTTGTGCTGGGGGGGNNNNNNNNNNNNNNNNNNNNNNNNNNNNNNNNNGGGGGGgggggcacgtaaaaagcaccatttgaacattgggcctcatgggggtagtgacaagtgaccaagacctttggtaatatactatgcttgagaagacctgtcaagccaaatgagatcGTAGTCGTGGTCAACGCCAATATCATGTAaaaggtacctgtgctggtggcacaaaaaaaagcatgcactacactcttggagtgtttggcattaggaagggcatccaactgtagaaaccatgccaaatcagattggagcctggtgcagctccctagctTACCAGTTctcggtcaaactgtccagcccatgccagcatggaaaacatgttaaatgacgatgatcaAAAGGAGTCcgaaaaataattaattacaacAGGTGAAGTTTCAGTTGAATTAAAAACACTTTGAAATATTTGGgggttttaaaattttttttttaacatggaaTCAAAGTGGCAGTCCCAGGAGAGTAACATCAAAAgggttgatgataataataataataataaataataataaataataataataataataataatcctttctattgtaggcacaaggcctgaaatttagtggggagtgggctagtcaattacactgaccccagtgcatagctggtacttacttcatcaacgccaaaaaggatgaaaggcaaagttgacctcagtggcatttgaactcaaattctttctactataagcagaaAGCCTGAAATATNNNNNNNNNNNNNNNNNNNNNNNNNNNNNNNNNNNNNNNNNNNNNNNNNNNNNNNNNNNNNNNNNNNNNNNNNNNNNNNNNNNNNNNNNNNNNNNNNNNNNNNNNNNNNNNNNNNNNNNNNNNNNNNNNNNNNNNNNNNNNNNNNNNNNNNNNNNNNNNNNNNNNNNNNNNNNNNNNNNNNNNNNNNNNNNNNNNNNNNNNNNNNNNNNNNNNNNNNNNNNNNNNNNNNNNNNNNNNNNNNNNNNNNNNNNNNNNNNNNNNNNNNNNNNNNNNNNNNNNNNNNNNNNNNNNNNNNNNNNNNNNNNNNNNNNNNNNNNNNNNNNNNNNNNNNNNNNNNNNNNNNNNNNNNNNNNNNNNNNNNNNNNNNNNNNNNNNNNNNNNNNNNNNNNNNNNNNNNNNNNNNNNNNNNNNNNNNNNNNNNNNNNNNNNNNNNNNNNNNNNNNNNNNNNNNNNNNNNNNNNNNNNNNNNNNNNNNNNNNNNNNNNNNNNNNNNNNNNNNNNNNNNNNNNNNNNNNNNNNNNNNNNNNNNNNNNNNNNNNNNNNNNNNNNNNNNNNNNNNNNNNNNNNNNNNNNNNNNNNNNNNNNNNNNNNNNNNNNNNNNNNNNNNNNNNNNNNNNNNNNNNNNNNNNNNNNNNNNNNNNNNNNNNNNNNNNNNNNNNNNNNNNNNNNNNNNNNNNNNNNNNNNNNNNNNNNNNNNNNNNNNNNNNNNNNNNNNNNNNNNNNNNNNNNNNNNNNNNNNNNNNNNNNNNNNNNNNNNNNNNNNNNNNNNNNNNNNNNNNNNNNNNNNNNNNNNNNNNNNNNNtatatatatatatatatatatatatatatgtatgtatgtatgtgtgtgtgtgtgtgtgtgtatatata
Encoded here:
- the LOC106882705 gene encoding ubiquitin-conjugating enzyme E2 G1; translation: MTFKSEIWHPNIDKEGNVCISILHEPGEDKFGYEKASERWLPVHTVETILVSVISMLADPNDESPANVEAAKMWREQPDEFKRTVSKCVRKSQEDFND